A part of Kitasatospora acidiphila genomic DNA contains:
- a CDS encoding MFS transporter, which translates to MSMDRSTSATAPADPVPPAEPARGGNRRWWALAAVCLSVLVIGFDGTILNVALPDMAVQLRASTGQLQWIVDAYLVVFAAAMLPAGLLGDRFGRRKLLIGGLMLFGAASLVGTLADSAETLIAVRAVMGLGGAFIMPLGIAILPGLFSPAERPRAVAVMTAGMAVGMPLGPMLGGLLLNHFWWGSIFLINVPLIVIGIVACLWLVPESVDPAVPRVDPLSATVGVLGLAALTFGFIQGPADGWGSGKVVAALVAAVLLLGGLVWRERTQPHPMVDFTLLANRVYRWSTAASVLVSFVLVGGLFVLPQYLQAVLGYDALGTGLRLMPLMVGLLIAARAAERLVAKLSARWVVAAGMLVVAASMLLGATTATGDGYGRTALWLSLLGVGMGFTMVPAMGAAMAALPEERAGVGSGLLQTLRQSASAIGVALLGSLLASGYTARLRTGTVPAVLAHTARGSVSAAQAVADELHDQALAASAHGAFIHGMNLVLLACGIGSALSAALIAWRMPGRTGGEGESKA; encoded by the coding sequence ATGAGCATGGACCGGTCCACGAGCGCCACCGCACCAGCCGATCCCGTCCCACCCGCCGAGCCGGCGCGGGGCGGAAACCGCCGCTGGTGGGCGCTGGCCGCCGTCTGCCTGAGCGTGCTGGTGATCGGCTTCGACGGCACGATCCTCAACGTCGCCCTGCCCGACATGGCGGTCCAGCTCCGCGCCTCCACCGGGCAGCTGCAGTGGATCGTGGACGCGTACCTGGTGGTCTTCGCCGCCGCGATGCTCCCGGCCGGTCTGCTCGGCGACCGGTTCGGGCGGCGGAAGTTACTGATCGGGGGCCTGATGCTGTTCGGGGCGGCCTCGCTGGTCGGCACGCTGGCGGATTCGGCGGAGACCCTGATCGCCGTGCGCGCCGTGATGGGCCTCGGCGGCGCGTTCATCATGCCGCTCGGCATCGCGATCCTGCCGGGCCTGTTCAGCCCCGCCGAGCGACCGCGCGCCGTCGCGGTGATGACGGCGGGCATGGCGGTCGGCATGCCGCTCGGCCCGATGCTGGGCGGGCTGCTGCTCAACCACTTCTGGTGGGGCTCGATCTTTCTGATCAACGTCCCGCTGATCGTGATCGGCATCGTCGCCTGCCTCTGGCTGGTGCCGGAGTCCGTGGACCCGGCGGTGCCACGGGTGGACCCGCTCAGCGCCACGGTCGGGGTGCTCGGGCTGGCCGCGCTGACCTTCGGCTTCATCCAGGGGCCGGCCGACGGCTGGGGGTCGGGCAAGGTGGTGGCCGCGCTGGTGGCGGCCGTCCTGCTGCTCGGTGGCCTGGTCTGGCGCGAGCGCACCCAGCCGCACCCGATGGTCGACTTCACCCTGCTCGCCAACCGCGTCTACCGGTGGAGCACGGCAGCCTCGGTACTGGTCTCTTTCGTGCTGGTGGGTGGGCTCTTCGTGCTGCCGCAGTACCTGCAGGCGGTGCTCGGGTACGACGCGCTCGGCACCGGGCTCCGGCTGATGCCACTGATGGTCGGCCTGCTGATCGCGGCGCGGGCGGCCGAGCGGCTGGTCGCCAAGCTGTCGGCCCGCTGGGTGGTCGCCGCGGGCATGCTGGTGGTCGCCGCCTCGATGCTGCTCGGCGCCACGACCGCGACGGGCGACGGCTACGGCCGCACCGCGCTCTGGCTCTCGCTGCTCGGGGTCGGCATGGGGTTCACCATGGTCCCAGCCATGGGCGCGGCGATGGCGGCGTTGCCGGAGGAGCGGGCCGGCGTCGGCTCCGGTCTGCTGCAGACGCTGCGCCAGTCCGCCAGCGCGATCGGCGTCGCACTGCTCGGCAGCCTGCTGGCGAGCGGGTACACCGCACGGCTGCGCACCGGGACGGTCCCGGCCGTCCTCGCCCACACCGCTCGCGGCTCGGTCTCGGCGGCCCAGGCGGTCGCCGACGAGCTGCACGACCAGGCGCTGGCCGCCTCCGCGCATGGCGCGTTCATCCACGGCATGAACTTGGTGCTGCTGGCCTGCGGGATCGGTTCGGCGCTCTCGGCGGCGTTGATCGCCTGGCGGATGCCGGGCCGGACAGGGGGTGAGGGAGAATCCAAGGCATGA
- a CDS encoding VOC family protein: MSSLIRHITIDSSDPYALAGFWAQALDGSLADDDLPGDPEAVVTAAGATLLFVTVDDRKTVKNRVHLDLQPQDRTRDEEVERLLSFGATLRSDHRRPDGTGWVTLHDPEGNEFCVERSAAERANG; this comes from the coding sequence ATGAGTTCCTTGATCCGCCATATCACCATCGACTCCAGCGATCCCTATGCTCTTGCGGGCTTCTGGGCCCAGGCCCTGGACGGCTCACTCGCCGATGACGACCTGCCGGGGGATCCGGAAGCCGTGGTCACGGCCGCAGGAGCCACCCTGCTGTTCGTCACGGTCGATGACCGCAAGACGGTCAAGAACCGTGTGCACCTGGACCTCCAGCCCCAGGACCGCACTCGGGACGAGGAGGTCGAGCGCCTGCTGTCGTTCGGCGCCACGCTCCGGAGCGACCATCGAAGGCCTGATGGAACCGGCTGGGTGACGCTGCACGATCCCGAGGGCAACGAGTTCTGCGTGGAACGCAGCGCGGCGGAGCGGGCGAACGGTTGA
- a CDS encoding class I SAM-dependent methyltransferase: protein MTTVEQSLQVVAEARAALGRAGNRNVNVHAGDGNHGRPADALLDLVPETASPPITWRERLWLRTATAG from the coding sequence ATGACCACAGTTGAGCAGTCGCTGCAGGTAGTCGCCGAGGCCCGCGCCGCACTGGGCCGCGCCGGCAACCGCAACGTCAACGTCCATGCCGGCGACGGAAATCACGGCCGCCCCGCAGACGCACTCCTCGACCTGGTCCCCGAAACCGCCTCTCCTCCGATCACGTGGCGCGAAAGGCTATGGCTCCGCACGGCTACCGCAGGCTAA
- a CDS encoding metallophosphoesterase, with protein MRLLHLSDTHLDRSGGPDADGADGTAALRRLLAELGHLHDLDAVVVTGDVADDGSQEAYARARGLLSDYAGRRGADVFYTTGNHDDRAAFADVLGNGHVRPEAVYEGAAGERAAASTVDGWRLVTLDTLVPGKGYGHLDSGQLDWLRELLSTPAPLGTVLAFHHPPVALDVDVQRALGLQNGAELAEVIRGTDVQLILCGHFHLQILARLEQATVWVTPGVVSRIDLTARPGTERAVHGPSASLVHLGTPHGPLIHTLHPRDPRMGETVYEADEKEMREVVQKLGPATASRN; from the coding sequence ATGCGGCTCTTGCATCTCTCTGACACCCATCTCGACCGGTCCGGTGGCCCCGACGCCGACGGGGCCGACGGCACTGCGGCGCTCCGCCGCCTGCTGGCCGAACTGGGCCATCTGCACGACCTCGACGCGGTGGTGGTCACCGGCGACGTCGCGGACGACGGTTCCCAGGAGGCATACGCGCGGGCGCGCGGACTCCTGTCGGACTACGCCGGCCGACGAGGGGCGGACGTCTTCTACACGACCGGCAACCACGACGACCGCGCCGCATTCGCCGACGTGCTCGGCAACGGCCATGTCCGGCCCGAGGCGGTGTACGAGGGAGCGGCGGGTGAGCGGGCGGCGGCAAGCACCGTCGACGGATGGCGACTTGTCACTCTCGACACGCTCGTCCCGGGCAAGGGCTATGGTCACCTGGACAGCGGCCAACTCGACTGGCTGCGCGAACTACTGAGCACCCCAGCGCCGTTGGGCACCGTCCTGGCCTTCCATCACCCGCCGGTCGCCCTGGATGTCGACGTTCAGCGGGCGTTGGGCCTGCAGAACGGCGCAGAGCTGGCCGAGGTGATCCGCGGGACCGATGTCCAACTCATTCTCTGCGGCCACTTCCACCTGCAGATCCTGGCGCGCTTGGAACAGGCGACCGTATGGGTGACACCCGGCGTCGTCAGTCGTATCGACCTGACCGCCCGACCCGGCACCGAGCGCGCCGTCCACGGCCCGTCGGCCTCCCTCGTCCACCTCGGAACGCCCCACGGGCCACTCATCCACACGCTCCACCCTCGCGATCCGCGGATGGGCGAGACGGTTTACGAGGCCGACGAGAAGGAGATGCGAGAGGTCGTCCAAAAGCTCGGCCCCGCCACGGCGAGCCGGAACTGA
- a CDS encoding class I SAM-dependent methyltransferase, which produces MPDFSMSVRDFYDELAPDYHRIFPDWDASMARQAKALDGLLRRHLGAGPHRILDCSCGIGTQAIGLALAEHDVLASDLSPVAATRAAAEATCRGVRMPVVAADMRQLPFASSIFDAVICADNSLPHLLSPQGVQAALLGMRRVLRDDGLLLLTVRSYDEARQSRPTSTPPQVSRTPDGEVISFQLWHWHDDGERYDLEHFQLTPAASTWDVRVRRTTYWALTSSQLAEFVAGAGFTDISWHTPPASGYYQPVLTARRAPAA; this is translated from the coding sequence ATGCCCGACTTCTCCATGTCCGTGCGGGACTTCTACGACGAGTTGGCCCCCGACTACCACCGCATCTTCCCCGACTGGGACGCGAGCATGGCGCGCCAGGCCAAGGCGCTGGACGGGCTGCTCCGCCGGCACCTGGGCGCGGGGCCGCACCGGATCCTGGACTGCTCGTGCGGGATCGGCACCCAGGCGATCGGGCTGGCGCTCGCTGAACACGACGTTCTCGCAAGCGACTTGAGCCCCGTCGCAGCCACCCGCGCGGCTGCCGAGGCCACATGCCGGGGTGTCCGGATGCCGGTGGTGGCCGCAGACATGCGGCAACTGCCCTTCGCTTCAAGCATTTTCGACGCCGTCATCTGCGCTGACAACTCGCTGCCGCACCTGCTCTCTCCGCAGGGCGTCCAAGCCGCGCTCCTCGGCATGCGGCGGGTGCTTCGCGACGACGGGCTGCTGCTGCTCACCGTCCGGTCCTACGACGAGGCGCGGCAGAGCAGACCCACGTCGACGCCTCCCCAGGTTTCACGGACACCCGACGGCGAGGTGATCAGCTTCCAGCTGTGGCACTGGCACGACGACGGCGAGCGCTACGACCTGGAGCACTTCCAACTCACCCCCGCCGCGAGCACCTGGGACGTCCGGGTCCGCCGGACCACCTACTGGGCGCTGACCAGCTCCCAGCTGGCCGAGTTCGTGGCCGGGGCCGGCTTCACCGACATCAGCTGGCACACCCCGCCCGCCAGCGGGTACTACCAGCCCGTGCTCACCGCACGGCGCGCACCCGCCGCGTAG
- a CDS encoding VOC family protein: protein MNDITIHWTFLPHTDPEASLAFYRDMLGFEVRNDVGNGTMRWITVGPANQPGTSVVLEPPLAGPGYTEEEHRIVAEMMAKGTYARLTLATADLDGVFAKVKANGAEVAQEPTDQPYGVRDCAFRDPAGNLVRFNEVR, encoded by the coding sequence ATGAACGACATCACCATTCACTGGACCTTCCTCCCCCACACCGACCCCGAGGCCTCGCTCGCCTTCTACCGCGACATGCTCGGCTTCGAGGTCCGCAACGACGTCGGCAACGGCACCATGCGCTGGATCACGGTCGGCCCGGCCAACCAGCCCGGCACCTCCGTCGTGCTGGAGCCGCCGCTCGCCGGACCGGGCTACACCGAGGAGGAGCACCGCATCGTCGCCGAGATGATGGCCAAGGGCACCTACGCCCGCCTCACCCTCGCCACCGCCGACCTCGACGGCGTCTTCGCCAAGGTGAAGGCCAACGGCGCCGAGGTCGCGCAGGAGCCGACCGACCAGCCCTACGGCGTCCGGGACTGCGCGTTCCGGGACCCGGCGGGCAACCTGGTCCGCTTCAACGAGGTGCGCTGA
- a CDS encoding ATP-binding cassette domain-containing protein → MSKAPQQAPAARHAADSHDLIRVHGARVNNLKDVSIEIPKRRLTVFTGVSGSGKSSLVFDTIAAESQRLINETYSAFVQGFMPTLARPEVDVLEGLTTAITVDQQRMGGDPRSTVGTATDANAMLRILFSRLGKPHIGSPKAFSFNVPSISGAGAVTVERGGKTVKERRSFSITGGMCPRCEGRGAVSDLDLTQLYDADKSLAEGALTIPGYTTAGWNYRLYSESGFIDPEKPIRKYTKKELHDFLHHEPVRMKIAGINMTYEGLVPRIQKSMLAKDKESMQPHIRAFVDRAVTFTSCPDCDGTRLSEAARSSRIGKVNIADACAMQISDLAAWVRGLDEPSVAPLLTTLQHTLDSFVEIGLGYLSLDRSSGTLSGGEAQRVKMIRHLGSSLTDTTYVFDEPTTGLHPHDIQRMNDLLLRLRDKGNTVLVVEHKPEVIAIADHVVDLGPGAGSGGGTVCFEGTVDGLRGSDTITGRHLGDRAALKETVRKPSGTLEIRGASANNLQDVDVDVPLGVLTVITGVAGSGKSSLIHGSLPQRSGATDSGVVSIDQGAIRGSRRSNPATYTGLLEPIRKAFAKANGVKPALFSANSEGACPNCNGAGVIYTDLAMMAGVATTCEECEGKRFDTSVLDYHLGGRDISEVLAMSVDEAEEFFGTGEARTPAAHTILKRLADVGLGYLTLGQPLTTLSGGERQRLKLATHMAEKGGVYVLDEPTTGLHLADVEQLLGLLDRLVDSGKSVIVIEHHQAVMAHADWIIDLGPGAGHDGGRIVFEGTPSALVAARSTLTAEHLAAYVGA, encoded by the coding sequence ATGAGCAAGGCCCCGCAGCAGGCGCCCGCCGCGCGGCACGCTGCCGACAGCCACGATCTGATCCGCGTGCACGGTGCCCGCGTGAACAACCTCAAGGACGTCAGCATCGAGATCCCCAAGCGCCGGCTGACGGTGTTCACGGGGGTGTCCGGCTCGGGCAAGAGCTCGCTGGTGTTCGACACCATCGCGGCGGAGTCGCAGCGGCTGATCAACGAGACCTACAGCGCCTTCGTGCAGGGCTTCATGCCGACGCTGGCGCGGCCCGAGGTCGACGTCCTGGAGGGGCTGACCACGGCGATCACCGTCGACCAGCAGCGGATGGGCGGCGACCCGCGCTCCACGGTCGGCACGGCCACCGATGCCAACGCCATGCTGCGGATCCTGTTCAGCCGGCTCGGCAAGCCGCACATCGGCTCGCCCAAGGCGTTCTCCTTCAACGTCCCGTCGATCAGCGGCGCGGGCGCGGTCACCGTGGAGCGCGGTGGCAAGACCGTGAAGGAGCGGCGCAGCTTCAGCATCACGGGCGGCATGTGTCCGCGCTGCGAGGGCCGGGGCGCGGTCTCCGACCTCGACCTGACCCAGCTGTACGACGCTGACAAGTCGCTCGCCGAGGGCGCGCTCACCATTCCCGGGTACACGACGGCTGGTTGGAACTACCGGCTGTACAGCGAGTCGGGTTTCATCGACCCGGAGAAGCCGATCCGCAAGTACACCAAGAAGGAGCTGCACGACTTCCTCCACCACGAGCCGGTCCGGATGAAGATCGCGGGCATCAACATGACCTACGAGGGTCTGGTCCCGCGCATCCAGAAGTCCATGCTGGCCAAGGACAAGGAGTCGATGCAGCCGCACATCCGGGCGTTCGTGGACCGGGCGGTCACCTTCACCAGCTGCCCCGACTGCGACGGCACCCGGCTCAGCGAGGCGGCCCGGTCGTCGCGGATCGGCAAGGTCAACATCGCCGATGCGTGTGCGATGCAGATCAGCGACCTGGCCGCTTGGGTACGCGGACTTGACGAACCGTCAGTCGCCCCGCTGCTCACGACACTTCAGCACACCCTCGACTCGTTCGTGGAGATCGGCCTCGGCTACCTCTCGCTGGACCGGTCGTCGGGCACGCTGTCGGGCGGTGAGGCGCAGCGCGTCAAGATGATCCGCCACCTCGGCTCCTCGCTCACCGACACCACCTATGTCTTCGACGAGCCCACCACGGGCCTGCACCCACATGACATCCAGCGGATGAACGATCTGCTGCTGCGGCTGCGGGACAAGGGCAACACGGTGCTGGTCGTGGAGCACAAGCCGGAGGTGATCGCGATCGCCGACCACGTGGTCGACCTCGGCCCCGGCGCCGGCTCGGGCGGCGGCACGGTCTGCTTCGAGGGCACGGTCGACGGCCTGCGCGGCAGCGACACCATCACCGGCCGCCACCTCGGTGACCGGGCGGCGCTCAAGGAGACGGTGCGCAAGCCCAGCGGCACGCTGGAGATCCGCGGTGCGAGCGCCAACAACCTGCAAGACGTCGACGTGGACGTCCCGTTGGGGGTGCTCACGGTCATCACGGGCGTGGCCGGATCGGGCAAGAGCTCGCTCATCCACGGGTCACTGCCACAACGGTCGGGGGCCACCGACTCCGGGGTGGTGTCGATCGACCAGGGGGCGATCCGCGGCTCCCGGCGCAGCAACCCGGCGACCTACACCGGGCTGCTGGAGCCGATCCGCAAGGCGTTCGCGAAGGCCAACGGCGTGAAGCCGGCCCTGTTCAGCGCCAACTCCGAGGGAGCCTGCCCGAATTGCAACGGCGCCGGGGTCATCTACACCGACCTGGCGATGATGGCCGGCGTCGCCACCACCTGTGAGGAGTGCGAGGGCAAGCGCTTCGACACCTCGGTGCTGGACTACCACCTGGGCGGCCGCGACATCAGCGAGGTGCTGGCAATGTCGGTGGACGAGGCCGAGGAGTTCTTCGGCACCGGCGAGGCGCGCACGCCGGCCGCACACACCATCCTCAAGCGGCTCGCCGATGTGGGGCTCGGCTATCTGACGCTCGGCCAGCCACTCACCACGCTGTCCGGCGGCGAGCGGCAGCGGCTCAAGCTGGCCACCCACATGGCGGAGAAGGGCGGCGTCTATGTGCTGGACGAGCCGACCACCGGCCTGCACCTCGCCGATGTCGAGCAACTGCTCGGCCTGCTGGACCGGTTGGTCGACTCCGGCAAGTCGGTGATCGTGATCGAGCACCACCAGGCGGTGATGGCGCACGCCGACTGGATCATCGACCTCGGCCCCGGCGCCGGGCACGACGGCGGCCGGATCGTCTTCGAGGGCACCCCCAGCGCCCTGGTCGCCGCCCGCTCCACCCTCACTGCCGAGCACCTGGCGGCGTACGTCGGGGCCTGA
- a CDS encoding DUF2071 domain-containing protein, which yields MLQPTMASTVERRLLVNYRVDPDIAARLLPAPLRPKLSHGQAVAGICLIRLGSVRPSWAPWRFGARSENAAHRFAVEWDGPTGVETGVYIPRRDTDSRLNAWAGGRLFPGPHGRADFRTRDTGDTLSLSFTTRDHALRVSVTATTTPELTGSRLFDDLAEAAAFFRAGSCGLSEPTRPGPRRADHLDAVTLRTDTWDMTPCQVTAAESSYFDDPAQFPPGSAAVDCALLMRDLPAHWEPQAPFSTATRAIDRSPVG from the coding sequence ATGCTCCAGCCCACCATGGCCAGCACCGTCGAACGCCGGCTGCTGGTGAACTACCGCGTCGATCCGGACATCGCCGCACGTCTCCTGCCCGCCCCGCTGCGGCCCAAGCTGAGCCATGGGCAGGCCGTCGCCGGCATCTGCCTGATCCGGCTCGGCTCGGTCCGTCCGAGTTGGGCACCCTGGCGGTTCGGCGCCCGCAGCGAGAACGCCGCCCACCGGTTCGCCGTCGAGTGGGACGGCCCGACGGGCGTCGAGACGGGCGTCTACATACCGCGCCGCGACACCGATTCGCGCCTCAACGCCTGGGCAGGCGGCCGCCTCTTTCCCGGTCCACACGGCCGCGCCGACTTCCGCACCCGGGACACCGGCGACACGTTGAGCCTGTCCTTCACCACCCGTGACCACGCCCTGCGGGTATCGGTCACCGCCACCACCACCCCCGAGCTGACCGGCAGCCGCCTCTTCGACGACCTGGCCGAGGCAGCCGCCTTCTTCCGCGCCGGCAGCTGCGGCCTCTCCGAGCCCACCCGTCCCGGCCCCCGCCGCGCTGACCACCTGGACGCCGTCACCCTGCGCACGGATACCTGGGACATGACGCCCTGCCAGGTCACCGCCGCCGAGTCCTCCTACTTCGACGACCCGGCCCAATTCCCGCCCGGCAGCGCAGCGGTGGACTGCGCCCTACTGATGCGCGACCTACCGGCCCACTGGGAGCCGCAGGCGCCGTTCAGCACCGCGACGCGGGCCATCGATCGGTCGCCGGTCGGGTAG
- a CDS encoding metalloregulator ArsR/SmtB family transcription factor yields MAQTDDEASVFRALADPTRRQILEDLRDGELAAGQIAARFTISGPSVSRHLKVLKEAGLVTERRDANRILYALLEDRLAICVGRFLSAVCPEQIVLRHTRWRTAPGTADHEEV; encoded by the coding sequence ATGGCTCAGACAGACGACGAGGCGAGCGTCTTCCGCGCGCTCGCCGACCCGACCAGGCGTCAGATCCTGGAGGACCTCAGGGACGGGGAGTTGGCCGCCGGGCAGATCGCGGCCCGGTTCACCATCAGCGGGCCCTCCGTCTCCAGGCACCTCAAGGTGCTCAAGGAGGCCGGGCTGGTCACGGAGCGGCGGGACGCCAACCGGATCCTCTACGCGCTGCTCGAGGACCGGCTGGCGATCTGCGTGGGACGGTTCCTCAGCGCCGTCTGTCCGGAGCAGATCGTGCTGCGCCACACCAGGTGGCGCACCGCACCGGGCACCGCGGACCACGAGGAGGTCTGA
- a CDS encoding ricin-type beta-trefoil lectin domain protein, producing the protein MAIAFRKTLAIATLALSASFLPAGTAGAAAAHTTHAAPRTVRTPGVYCLANTWKTPDVSSKPCNSGDPGQHWTLEGDQISLTNDRAYCLTNTWDSPDVSSRPCNASNPGQYWTFDGEQISLTYAPGYCLANTWYTPNISSKPCDINDPGQHWVIFGDQISLALA; encoded by the coding sequence ATGGCCATCGCATTCCGCAAGACGCTCGCCATCGCCACGCTGGCGCTGTCGGCCTCCTTCCTGCCGGCCGGCACGGCCGGGGCCGCCGCCGCTCACACCACGCACGCCGCCCCGCGCACCGTGCGCACCCCGGGCGTCTACTGTCTCGCCAACACCTGGAAGACCCCGGACGTCTCCTCGAAGCCGTGCAACTCCGGTGACCCCGGCCAGCACTGGACCCTCGAAGGAGACCAGATCTCCCTCACCAACGACCGCGCCTACTGCCTGACCAACACCTGGGACAGCCCCGACGTGTCGTCGCGGCCGTGCAACGCCAGCAATCCGGGCCAGTACTGGACCTTCGACGGTGAGCAGATCTCGCTCACCTACGCCCCGGGCTACTGCCTCGCCAACACCTGGTACACCCCGAACATCTCCTCGAAGCCGTGCGACATCAACGACCCCGGCCAGCACTGGGTGATCTTCGGCGACCAGATCAGCCTGGCGCTCGCCTGA
- a CDS encoding SRPBCC family protein: protein METLTVRRVIAAPIAEVFDWCAATTNYTRSPLILRARLARAGAGAPYGVGAIRLHTWAIGWFRERVTSYHPPYDFDYTVERSFPPSRHELGRMTFTEVAGGTEVAWTTTFQVRLPFGAAITRVVAKPVIAHTFGKILDAADVALTVGPPVDRE from the coding sequence ATGGAGACCTTGACCGTTCGACGCGTCATCGCAGCGCCGATCGCGGAGGTGTTCGACTGGTGCGCCGCGACCACGAACTACACCCGCTCCCCGCTCATCCTCAGGGCCCGACTGGCCCGAGCGGGCGCGGGTGCGCCGTACGGAGTGGGCGCGATCCGGCTGCACACGTGGGCGATCGGCTGGTTCCGTGAGCGGGTCACCAGCTACCACCCGCCGTACGACTTCGACTACACCGTCGAGCGCAGCTTCCCGCCGTCCCGGCACGAGCTCGGCCGGATGACCTTCACCGAGGTCGCCGGGGGCACCGAAGTCGCGTGGACGACCACCTTCCAGGTCCGCCTCCCCTTCGGTGCGGCCATCACCCGGGTGGTCGCCAAGCCCGTCATCGCCCACACCTTCGGCAAGATCCTCGACGCCGCCGACGTGGCACTCACGGTCGGCCCGCCCGTCGACCGTGAGTGA